A part of Bacillus thuringiensis genomic DNA contains:
- a CDS encoding phage portal protein → MLFVKEIILYVIYRNGNNTKRRCMKMAKDKNEKKKKQNKQNKPETGNPKLDGPNFPAT, encoded by the coding sequence TTGTTATTCGTCAAAGAAATCATTTTGTATGTCATTTATAGAAATGGTAACAATACAAAAAGGAGGTGTATGAAAATGGCAAAGGACAAAAACGAAAAAAAGAAAAAACAAAACAAACAAAATAAACCCGAGACTGGCAATCCAAAGTTAGATGGTCCAAACTTCCCTGCTACATAA